In Desulfofundulus luciae, one DNA window encodes the following:
- the glmM gene encoding phosphoglucosamine mutase — translation MGAIFGTDGVRGVANRELTPELALKLGRAGAYVLSRGLPGASLVVGWDTRISSDMLEAALTAGICSAGVNVLKVGVMPTASIAYLTRALGAAGGVVISASHNPMGDNGIKFFGASGYKLSDGMEEEIEQLVSCPDRIPAPVGAGVGRAYPVVDAVDRYVAFLKDTVSCDFSGLKVVVDCANGAASRVAPRVLAELGAEVIPIFNTPDGVNINAGCGSTHPAALQEAVLEHGAHLGLAHDGDADRVIAVDGRGNPVDGDQIMVILARALQKKGRLAKNTVVATVMSNLGLDLALGQSGIRVLKTRVGDRYVLEELLRSGATFGGEQSGHIIMLDYNTTGDGILTALQLLQVVRETGATLQELAAQMEKLPQLLENVRVTDKDKVMNSPVLARAIREQEERLAGQGRILVRPSGTEPLVRVMVEGRDMDLLRSIAGELVDVIRKVSS, via the coding sequence ATGGGAGCAATATTTGGTACCGACGGCGTCCGGGGGGTAGCCAACCGGGAGCTTACCCCGGAACTGGCCTTAAAGCTGGGCCGGGCGGGGGCTTACGTCCTTTCCCGGGGCCTGCCGGGGGCAAGCCTGGTGGTCGGCTGGGATACCCGCATTTCCTCCGACATGCTGGAGGCCGCCCTTACGGCCGGGATATGTTCGGCCGGGGTCAATGTCCTCAAGGTGGGGGTCATGCCCACCGCGTCCATTGCCTACCTCACCAGGGCCCTGGGTGCCGCCGGGGGAGTGGTCATATCTGCTTCCCACAATCCCATGGGTGACAATGGGATCAAGTTTTTCGGAGCCAGCGGCTACAAGCTGTCCGACGGGATGGAAGAGGAAATCGAGCAACTGGTTTCCTGTCCCGACCGCATTCCCGCTCCCGTGGGGGCGGGGGTGGGCCGTGCTTACCCGGTAGTCGATGCGGTGGACCGTTACGTGGCCTTTTTAAAGGATACCGTATCCTGTGACTTTTCCGGCTTGAAGGTGGTGGTGGACTGCGCCAACGGGGCCGCCTCCCGGGTTGCCCCCCGGGTGCTGGCGGAACTGGGTGCGGAAGTCATCCCCATATTCAACACCCCCGACGGGGTCAATATCAATGCCGGCTGCGGCTCCACCCACCCGGCCGCCCTGCAGGAGGCGGTGCTGGAGCACGGCGCCCATCTGGGGCTGGCCCATGACGGGGATGCCGACCGGGTAATCGCCGTGGACGGCCGGGGCAACCCGGTGGACGGCGACCAGATTATGGTTATCCTGGCCCGGGCCCTCCAGAAAAAGGGCCGGCTGGCCAAAAATACGGTGGTGGCCACGGTGATGAGCAACCTGGGGCTGGACCTGGCCCTGGGGCAGAGCGGCATCCGGGTGCTGAAGACCCGGGTGGGGGACCGTTACGTCCTGGAGGAGTTGCTGCGCTCGGGAGCCACCTTTGGCGGGGAGCAGAGCGGGCACATCATCATGCTGGATTACAATACCACCGGGGACGGCATTTTAACCGCCCTGCAGCTCCTGCAGGTGGTGCGGGAAACGGGGGCAACCCTGCAGGAACTGGCCGCCCAGATGGAGAAGCTGCCGCAGTTGCTGGAAAACGTCCGGGTAACCGATAAGGATAAGGTGATGAACAGTCCCGTACTGGCCCGGGCCATCCGGGAGCAGGAAGAACGCCTGGCCGGGCAGGGGCGCATCCTGGTGCGCCCTTCGGGCACCGAGCCCCTGGTGCGGGTGATGGTTGAGGGCCGGGATATGGACCTCCTGCGGTCCATTGCCGGCGAGCTGGTAGACGTAATCCGCAAGGTATCCTCTTAA
- the cimA gene encoding citramalate synthase: MAVVEIYDTTLRDGSQGEGISFSAEDKVKIALKLDKMGFHYVEGGWPGSNPKDMAFFQRIKNHRLSHARIAAFGSTRKPGIPVQEDGNIQCILAAGVSVAAIFGKSWDLHVTRALGTTLEENLAMIEESVGYLKSRGLMVIYDAEHFFDGFKANAEYALATLRAAVRGGADRLVLCDTNGGSLPEEITAIVGRVKEEIPVVLGIHCHNDGELAVANTLAAVRAGVTHVQGTINGYGERCGNANLCSVIPNLTLKYGHETIPRSSLARLTDLSRYVSELANLHPNPHQPFVGASAFAHKGGVHVSAILKDTRTYEHIDPALVGNQRRVLVSELSGLSNLFYKLKELNFNLDASREETRRFLEEIKELEHQGYMFEGAEGSFELLLRRAYDNYREPFKLESLRVIIELKENSPVYSEAIIKLTVGGQVVHTAAEGNGPVNALDNALRKALEVFYPDIRRMQLTDYKVRVLDEKDGTAAVVRVLIETGDGERSWGTVGVSTNIIEASWQALVDSIAYGLLKNNGR; the protein is encoded by the coding sequence ATGGCGGTAGTGGAGATTTACGATACCACCCTGCGGGACGGCTCCCAGGGGGAAGGCATTTCCTTTTCCGCGGAAGACAAGGTCAAGATTGCCCTCAAGCTTGATAAAATGGGCTTTCACTACGTGGAAGGCGGCTGGCCCGGCTCCAACCCCAAGGACATGGCTTTTTTCCAGCGCATTAAAAACCACCGGCTGTCCCATGCCCGCATTGCCGCCTTTGGGTCCACCCGCAAGCCCGGTATTCCGGTGCAGGAAGACGGCAACATCCAGTGCATCCTGGCGGCCGGGGTTTCCGTGGCCGCCATTTTCGGCAAGTCCTGGGATTTGCACGTGACCAGGGCCCTGGGGACCACCCTGGAAGAAAACCTGGCCATGATTGAAGAGTCGGTGGGCTATTTGAAAAGCCGGGGCCTGATGGTTATCTATGATGCGGAGCACTTTTTTGACGGCTTCAAGGCCAACGCCGAATATGCCCTGGCCACCTTACGGGCCGCCGTGCGCGGGGGAGCCGACCGGCTGGTACTGTGCGATACCAACGGGGGAAGCCTGCCGGAGGAAATTACCGCTATAGTGGGAAGGGTAAAGGAAGAGATCCCGGTTGTCCTGGGCATCCACTGCCATAATGACGGGGAGCTGGCCGTGGCCAATACCCTGGCGGCGGTGCGGGCCGGGGTCACCCATGTGCAGGGGACCATCAACGGCTACGGGGAGCGCTGCGGCAACGCCAACCTCTGTTCCGTTATACCCAACCTTACCTTAAAATATGGCCACGAAACCATCCCCCGCTCTTCATTAGCCCGGCTCACCGACCTCTCCCGCTATGTGAGCGAGCTGGCCAACCTGCATCCCAACCCCCACCAGCCCTTTGTGGGAGCCAGCGCCTTTGCCCACAAGGGCGGGGTCCACGTCAGCGCCATTTTAAAGGACACCCGTACCTACGAGCATATTGACCCGGCGCTGGTGGGCAACCAGCGGCGGGTGCTGGTATCCGAGTTGAGCGGGCTGTCCAACCTGTTCTACAAGTTAAAGGAGCTCAACTTCAATCTCGATGCCAGCAGGGAAGAAACGCGCCGCTTCCTGGAAGAAATTAAGGAGCTGGAACATCAGGGGTACATGTTTGAAGGCGCCGAAGGGTCCTTTGAGCTGCTCCTACGCCGGGCGTACGACAATTACCGGGAGCCCTTCAAGCTGGAAAGCCTGCGGGTGATCATAGAGCTGAAGGAAAACAGCCCCGTGTATTCCGAAGCCATCATCAAGCTGACCGTGGGCGGCCAGGTGGTGCACACGGCGGCGGAAGGAAACGGCCCGGTGAACGCCCTGGACAATGCCCTGCGCAAGGCCCTGGAAGTTTTCTACCCGGACATCCGGCGCATGCAGCTCACCGACTACAAGGTGCGGGTGCTGGATGAAAAGGACGGCACGGCGGCGGTGGTGCGGGTGCTGATTGAAACCGGGGACGGTGAGCGGTCCTGGGGCACCGTGGGGGTATCCACAAACATCATTGAAGCAAGCTGGCAGGCCCTGGTAGACAGCATCGCCTACGGGCTGCTCAAAAACAATGGAAGATAA
- a CDS encoding CdaR family protein: MPRLNWRNLSLQILSLLMALILWVYVTNEQNPLDERPFNVSLRGRGVPGGYLVTGLPSTVNVRAQGSRGQLTTLTPGDFQAVVDLSGITPGENELTVNVSAPPGIRVIQVSPSRVRVQVDRIVEKEVPVAVTFRGEPAAGYSALAATVDPPLVHLKGPERLVNAVTRVTATVDVQGASGTVERSATLTGLPRGVSVFPPVVRVTVPVLAMPVKEVPVEPQVRGTPAAGYRVEEVRVEPDVIQVSAPAPVLEGVQRVNTVPVDISGVSQDMVRRVGLVAPGNGVVMRPEQVQVTVRLSPLPESPPERTPPEEQNQ, encoded by the coding sequence TTGCCCCGTTTAAACTGGCGCAATCTTTCCCTGCAAATCCTGTCACTGCTGATGGCCCTGATCCTGTGGGTTTACGTAACCAACGAGCAGAACCCCCTGGACGAACGCCCGTTTAATGTTTCCCTGCGGGGGCGGGGGGTGCCCGGCGGTTACCTGGTGACCGGGTTGCCGTCAACGGTGAATGTGCGGGCCCAGGGCAGCCGGGGCCAGCTGACCACCCTTACCCCGGGTGATTTCCAGGCGGTGGTGGACTTATCCGGCATCACCCCGGGGGAAAACGAGCTGACGGTAAATGTGAGTGCTCCACCCGGCATCCGGGTGATCCAGGTGTCCCCCTCCCGGGTGCGGGTGCAGGTGGACAGGATAGTAGAAAAGGAAGTCCCGGTGGCGGTGACCTTCAGGGGGGAACCCGCCGCCGGTTACAGTGCCCTGGCCGCTACGGTGGACCCGCCGCTGGTGCACCTGAAAGGACCGGAGCGGCTGGTCAATGCCGTTACCCGGGTAACGGCGACCGTTGACGTACAGGGTGCCAGCGGAACGGTGGAAAGATCGGCAACACTCACCGGCCTGCCCCGGGGGGTCAGCGTATTTCCCCCTGTGGTCAGGGTGACCGTTCCCGTTCTGGCCATGCCGGTAAAAGAAGTGCCGGTGGAACCCCAGGTAAGGGGGACTCCCGCGGCAGGTTACCGTGTGGAGGAGGTAAGGGTGGAGCCCGATGTGATCCAGGTATCGGCACCGGCGCCGGTACTGGAAGGTGTCCAAAGGGTAAACACTGTCCCGGTGGATATCAGCGGGGTCAGTCAGGACATGGTACGAAGGGTTGGCCTGGTTGCTCCCGGGAACGGGGTGGTCATGCGTCCCGAGCAGGTGCAGGTTACGGTACGCCTTTCCCCATTGCCGGAAAGCCCTCCTGAAAGAACGCCGCCTGAAGAACAAAATCAATGA
- the leuC gene encoding 3-isopropylmalate dehydratase large subunit, with translation MPMTITEKILAAHAGLDRVEPGQLINVRVDLVLGNDITAPVAIKEFRRIGVEKVFDRERVVLVPDHFVPNKDIKSAEQAKILRDFARQQQLPHYFEVGRMGIEHCLLPEQGLVGPGDVVIGADSHTCTYGALGAFATGVGSTDLAAAMALGEIWLKVPESIKFVYYGELQPWVGGKDLILYTIGQIGVDGALYQAMEFTGPAIETLSMDGRLTMANMAVEAGAKNGIVPPDEITLNYVKGRARRPYRVYQSDPGARYARVYEFDVSKLEPQVAFPHLPSNVRPVSQAGHVEIQQVVIGSCTNGRLEDLRLAARVLQGKKVHPGVRLIVIPGTQEVYRTALKEGLIEIFIDAGAAVSTPTCGPCLGGHMGILAAGERCLATTNRNFVGRMGHPESEVYLSNPAVAAASAILGRIAAPQEVL, from the coding sequence ATGCCCATGACCATCACGGAAAAGATCCTGGCCGCCCATGCCGGCCTCGACCGGGTGGAGCCCGGACAGCTGATCAATGTCCGGGTGGACCTGGTTCTGGGTAACGACATTACCGCTCCGGTAGCCATCAAGGAGTTCCGGCGCATCGGCGTGGAAAAGGTCTTTGACCGGGAGCGGGTGGTCCTGGTACCCGACCACTTCGTACCGAACAAGGATATCAAGTCGGCCGAGCAGGCCAAAATCCTCAGGGACTTTGCCCGCCAGCAGCAGTTGCCCCACTACTTTGAGGTCGGGCGCATGGGGATCGAGCACTGCCTTTTGCCCGAACAGGGGCTGGTGGGACCGGGGGACGTGGTGATCGGGGCCGATTCCCATACCTGTACCTATGGCGCCCTGGGGGCCTTTGCCACCGGGGTGGGCAGCACCGACCTGGCTGCGGCCATGGCCCTGGGGGAAATCTGGCTCAAAGTTCCCGAGTCAATTAAGTTCGTCTATTATGGGGAGCTCCAGCCCTGGGTGGGGGGCAAGGATTTAATCCTCTACACCATCGGCCAGATCGGCGTGGACGGTGCCCTCTACCAGGCCATGGAATTCACCGGGCCGGCCATCGAGACCCTGTCCATGGACGGGCGCCTGACCATGGCCAATATGGCCGTGGAGGCCGGGGCCAAAAACGGCATTGTGCCGCCCGATGAAATTACTCTCAACTACGTAAAGGGACGGGCCAGGAGGCCCTACCGGGTGTATCAGAGCGATCCCGGTGCCCGGTATGCCCGGGTTTACGAGTTTGATGTGAGCAAGCTGGAACCCCAGGTGGCCTTCCCCCACCTGCCCTCCAATGTCCGCCCGGTGAGCCAGGCGGGGCACGTGGAGATCCAGCAGGTGGTTATCGGTTCCTGCACCAACGGCCGGCTGGAGGACCTGCGCCTGGCCGCCCGGGTGCTGCAGGGCAAAAAGGTGCATCCCGGTGTGCGCCTGATTGTTATCCCGGGGACCCAGGAAGTTTACCGCACCGCCTTAAAGGAAGGTTTAATTGAAATATTTATTGACGCCGGTGCGGCGGTGAGCACTCCCACCTGCGGCCCCTGCCTGGGCGGCCACATGGGCATCCTGGCTGCCGGGGAGCGCTGCCTGGCCACCACCAACCGGAATTTTGTCGGCCGGATGGGCCACCCGGAAAGCGAAGTATACCTGAGCAATCCAGCGGTAGCCGCCGCCTCGGCCATTTTGGGGCGGATTGCCGCTCCCCAGGAGGTGCTGTAG
- the glmS gene encoding glutamine--fructose-6-phosphate transaminase (isomerizing) — MCGIVGYTGPRRAVPILLGGLAKLEYRGYDSAGIAVLEDGVIKVHKQAGKLAGLAERLQGYNGRARTGIGHTRWATHGRPSDTNAHPHIDCSGRFAVVHNGIIENYLELREWLSSRGHQFTSETDTEVLPHLVEHFYRGDLVEAVRRVVEHIRGSYAMVVLSADEPDKLVAVRQDSPLVVGLGQGENFLASDIPALLAHTRRTYILDDGEMAVLTPEEVKIFNRCGEPVEKRVFEVKWEAAQAEKNGFAHFMLKEIHEQPRALRDTLKGRLAGDDSAVVLKELELDDDKLRSLRKIFITACGTAYHAGLVGKYVIEQLARVPVEVDIASEFRYRQPLIDEGTLVIVISQSGETADTLAALREARRLGAPVLAVTNVVDSSIAREADHVLYTWAGPEIAVASTKAYTTQLVAMYLIALHLAAVRGTITLEERRAIIRELRQLDSRAELILGNGHLIRDLARMYGRAEDVFFIGRGLDHAVALEGSLKLKEISYIHAEAYAAGELKHGTLALIEEGVPVVALATQKNLFEKTLSNIKEVKARDATVIALAMEGQKELEKVADHVLYIPPTNPVLAPVLAVIPLQLLAYQMAVVRGCDVDQPRNLAKSVTVE; from the coding sequence ATGTGTGGCATCGTTGGCTATACCGGCCCCCGGCGGGCCGTACCCATACTCCTTGGCGGGCTGGCCAAACTGGAATACCGCGGTTATGATTCAGCCGGCATTGCCGTTCTGGAAGACGGGGTCATTAAGGTGCACAAGCAGGCGGGCAAGCTGGCCGGCCTGGCGGAAAGGTTACAGGGTTACAACGGCCGGGCGCGAACCGGCATCGGGCACACCCGCTGGGCCACCCACGGCCGCCCTTCGGACACCAATGCCCACCCCCACATCGACTGTTCCGGGCGTTTTGCCGTGGTGCACAACGGGATTATTGAGAACTACCTGGAACTGAGGGAATGGCTGAGCTCCCGGGGCCACCAGTTTACTTCCGAAACGGACACGGAGGTGCTTCCCCACCTGGTGGAACACTTTTACCGGGGTGATCTGGTAGAGGCGGTACGCCGGGTGGTGGAGCACATCCGGGGTTCCTACGCCATGGTGGTGCTGTCTGCTGACGAGCCGGATAAACTGGTGGCCGTGCGCCAGGACAGCCCCCTGGTGGTGGGCCTGGGTCAGGGCGAAAACTTCCTGGCTTCCGATATCCCCGCCCTGCTGGCCCATACCCGGCGCACATACATCCTGGACGACGGCGAGATGGCCGTACTTACGCCGGAAGAAGTAAAGATTTTTAACCGGTGCGGGGAGCCGGTGGAGAAACGGGTCTTTGAGGTAAAATGGGAAGCCGCCCAGGCGGAAAAAAACGGCTTTGCCCATTTCATGCTCAAAGAGATCCACGAGCAGCCCCGGGCCCTGCGGGATACCTTGAAGGGCCGCCTGGCCGGTGACGATTCGGCGGTGGTGCTCAAGGAACTGGAGCTTGATGACGATAAGCTAAGAAGCCTGCGTAAAATATTTATCACCGCCTGCGGCACCGCCTACCACGCCGGCCTGGTGGGCAAGTATGTGATCGAACAACTGGCCCGCGTACCGGTGGAGGTGGATATCGCTTCGGAATTCCGCTACCGCCAGCCTCTTATTGATGAAGGTACGCTGGTGATAGTAATCAGCCAGTCGGGGGAGACCGCCGATACCCTGGCCGCCTTGAGGGAAGCCAGGCGTCTGGGTGCTCCGGTGCTGGCCGTGACCAACGTGGTGGACAGCTCCATTGCCCGGGAAGCCGACCACGTGCTCTATACCTGGGCCGGCCCCGAGATCGCCGTGGCCTCCACCAAAGCCTATACCACCCAGCTGGTGGCCATGTACCTGATTGCCCTGCACCTGGCCGCGGTACGGGGCACCATTACCCTTGAGGAAAGGCGGGCGATCATCCGGGAGTTGAGACAGCTGGACAGCCGGGCGGAACTGATCCTGGGCAACGGCCACCTGATCAGGGATCTCGCCCGGATGTACGGCAGGGCCGAGGATGTCTTCTTCATCGGCCGGGGCCTGGACCATGCCGTGGCCCTGGAAGGTTCCTTGAAGCTGAAGGAAATCTCCTATATACACGCCGAAGCCTACGCCGCCGGGGAATTAAAGCACGGCACCCTGGCCCTGATTGAAGAGGGCGTGCCGGTGGTCGCCCTGGCCACCCAGAAGAACCTCTTTGAAAAAACCCTGAGCAACATCAAAGAGGTGAAGGCCCGGGACGCCACGGTAATCGCCCTGGCCATGGAGGGGCAGAAGGAACTGGAAAAGGTGGCCGATCACGTGCTCTACATCCCGCCCACCAACCCCGTCCTGGCCCCCGTGCTGGCCGTTATACCCCTGCAGCTCCTGGCCTACCAGATGGCCGTGGTCAGGGGCTGTGACGTGGACCAGCCCCGCAACCTGGCCAAGAGCGTGACGGTGGAGTAG
- the cdaA gene encoding diadenylate cyclase CdaA, which yields MLEQLKALNLDLFNLTSIIDILIVAFVLYRLILLIKGTRAVQLLKGLAVLLVATALSSWLHLYTFHWLLRQAMTALVVALPIVFQPELRRALEKLGGGRFFTSSLIHQGEDDRSRTISQVVRAASLLSRRRTGALIVLERATGLEEYIDTGIKIDGLVTAELLLNIFEPNTPLHDGAVIIRGDRVASAACLLPLTESPDVARGLGTRHRAGIGVTEVSDALAVIVSEETGIISLAVEGVLARNLDEPALADRLAGAFEPQRGRSLAFLWFRKQ from the coding sequence TTGCTGGAGCAGCTCAAGGCCCTGAACCTGGATCTGTTTAATCTCACCAGTATCATCGACATCCTTATTGTGGCCTTTGTTCTCTACCGGTTAATTCTGTTGATTAAGGGCACCCGGGCGGTACAGCTCCTCAAAGGCCTGGCCGTTCTGCTGGTGGCCACGGCTTTAAGCAGCTGGCTGCATTTATACACTTTTCACTGGCTGCTGCGGCAGGCCATGACCGCCCTGGTGGTCGCCCTGCCCATAGTTTTTCAGCCCGAACTGCGCCGGGCGCTGGAAAAGCTGGGGGGAGGCCGCTTTTTTACCAGCTCGCTCATTCACCAGGGTGAGGACGATCGTTCCCGGACCATCAGCCAGGTGGTGCGGGCGGCCAGTCTCCTGTCCCGCCGGCGTACCGGTGCGCTCATTGTCCTGGAGCGGGCGACCGGCCTGGAGGAGTACATCGATACGGGCATTAAAATCGACGGCCTGGTGACGGCAGAATTGCTGCTCAATATTTTTGAGCCCAACACCCCTTTGCATGACGGAGCGGTGATCATCCGGGGCGACCGGGTGGCATCGGCGGCGTGCCTGTTACCCCTGACGGAAAGCCCCGATGTAGCCAGGGGATTGGGCACCCGCCACCGGGCGGGTATCGGCGTTACGGAAGTTTCGGATGCCCTGGCGGTGATTGTTTCCGAGGAGACGGGGATCATTTCCCTGGCCGTGGAGGGTGTGCTGGCCAGAAACCTGGACGAGCCTGCCCTGGCCGACCGCCTGGCCGGAGCGTTCGAGCCGCAAAGGGGACGCTCCCTGGCTTTTTTGTGGTTCCGCAAACAGTAG
- the leuD gene encoding 3-isopropylmalate dehydratase small subunit, translating into MNQLRGKAWKFGDDIDTDAIIPARYLNTSDPRELAAHCMEDADPSFAGRVQPGDVIVAGKNFGCGSSREHAPIAIKAAGVSCVIAASFARIFYRNAFNIGLPIFESPEAAAKIQEGDEVAVDVESGTITNLTRNEQYRATPVPPFMQEIIAAGGLINYVARRLNG; encoded by the coding sequence ATGAACCAGCTGCGCGGCAAAGCGTGGAAGTTTGGTGATGATATAGACACCGATGCCATTATTCCGGCCCGCTACCTGAATACCTCCGATCCCCGGGAGCTGGCCGCCCATTGCATGGAGGATGCGGATCCCTCCTTTGCCGGGAGGGTGCAGCCGGGGGACGTCATTGTGGCCGGGAAAAACTTCGGCTGCGGCAGCTCCCGGGAGCATGCCCCCATAGCCATCAAGGCGGCCGGGGTTTCCTGCGTGATTGCTGCTTCCTTTGCCCGCATTTTCTACCGCAACGCCTTCAACATCGGCCTGCCCATCTTCGAGTCGCCGGAAGCGGCGGCTAAAATCCAGGAGGGTGATGAAGTGGCGGTGGACGTGGAATCGGGGACCATCACCAACCTGACCCGTAATGAGCAGTACCGGGCCACACCGGTGCCGCCGTTCATGCAGGAGATTATCGCCGCCGGAGGCCTGATTAACTATGTAGCCCGGAGGTTGAATGGATGA
- the leuB gene encoding 3-isopropylmalate dehydrogenase, whose protein sequence is MYRIAVLPGDGIGPEVTAQATRVLAAAGRRFGYEFCFQEGLIGGIAYDATGQPLPQATLDLCRSSDAVLLGAVGGSKWDNLPVHLRPEAGALLPLRKALNVYANLRPAMVFPALAGASTLKPEVVEGLDIVVVRELTGGLYFGDKKREEIPGGQRVVETLVYTTQEIQRVARRAFELARKRKKKLTSVDKANVLESSRLWREVVTGMAREYPDVEVNHMLVDNCAMQLVRSPKQFDVLLTENLFGDILSDEAAQLTGSLGMLPSASLGDGVGLYEPVHGSAPDIAGRQLANPIAAILSGALMLRHSFGLEEAAAAIERAVATVLEQGYRTADIMEPGKHQVTTTEMGRLIAELVERGELV, encoded by the coding sequence ATGTACAGGATCGCGGTTTTACCGGGGGACGGTATTGGCCCGGAGGTAACGGCCCAGGCCACCCGGGTCCTGGCCGCCGCCGGACGTCGTTTTGGATATGAATTTTGTTTCCAGGAAGGCTTAATCGGGGGAATAGCCTATGACGCCACGGGCCAGCCCCTGCCCCAGGCCACCCTGGATCTGTGCCGGTCCAGTGACGCGGTCCTCCTGGGGGCGGTCGGGGGGTCCAAATGGGATAACCTCCCGGTGCACCTGCGCCCGGAAGCGGGCGCCCTGCTGCCCCTGCGGAAGGCCCTGAATGTTTACGCCAACCTGCGCCCGGCCATGGTTTTCCCGGCCCTGGCCGGTGCTTCCACCCTGAAGCCGGAAGTGGTGGAGGGGCTGGATATAGTGGTGGTGCGGGAGCTGACCGGCGGGCTTTATTTCGGGGATAAAAAGCGGGAGGAAATTCCCGGCGGGCAGCGGGTGGTGGAAACCCTGGTCTACACCACCCAGGAAATCCAGCGTGTGGCCAGGCGGGCCTTTGAACTGGCCCGGAAAAGAAAGAAAAAGCTCACCTCGGTGGATAAGGCCAATGTGCTGGAAAGCTCCCGCCTGTGGCGGGAGGTGGTTACGGGCATGGCCAGGGAGTACCCCGACGTGGAAGTCAACCACATGCTGGTGGATAACTGTGCCATGCAGCTGGTGCGCAGCCCGAAACAATTCGATGTACTGCTCACGGAGAACCTTTTCGGCGATATCCTGAGCGACGAGGCCGCCCAGCTCACCGGCTCCCTGGGCATGCTGCCCTCGGCCAGCCTGGGAGACGGGGTGGGCTTATATGAGCCGGTTCACGGCTCCGCCCCGGACATTGCCGGGCGCCAGCTGGCCAATCCCATTGCCGCCATCCTTTCCGGTGCCTTAATGCTGCGCCATTCCTTCGGGCTGGAGGAGGCGGCCGCGGCCATTGAACGGGCGGTGGCCACGGTGCTTGAGCAGGGATATCGCACGGCTGATATCATGGAACCGGGCAAACACCAGGTAACCACCACGGAGATGGGCCGGCTGATTGCCGAACTGGTGGAAAGGGGCGAGCTTGTCTAA